A genomic window from Candidatus Nitrosotenuis uzonensis includes:
- a CDS encoding ammonium transporter, which translates to MKNRNHKYALLLVVAVAATSTGVLSHAYAQQVTDGMDGYVKGTSGVYTGNPNECWYEEEPGSGTFFPCMIDTGDTAWMLTATSLVLFMTPGVAFFYGGLARSKNMVNVLGMTLIVMGLISVQWILWGYTLAFGPNDTDANMYMGALDYLGFNKVSHLAPLGELGACTDQDYYALRSPYVISEDVKCSLSWPGTIPHQLFAVFQMTFAIITPALIIGGLIDRIKFSAFVIFILLWATFVYDPVAHWVWGGGFIGGGALDLNPDLSPSFALDFAGGTVVHITSGFSALAGALVLGRRLGYGKVPMEPHNIPFVVLGTSILWFGWFGFNAGSEVAADGISVSAWVVTNTATGMAVVTWMLMAWAHTGKPSVVGAASGAVAGLVTITPAAGWVGPMAAIILGIAAGSVCYGCVAFKNSRKWDDALDVWGVHGMGGFTGAVLTGTLASPHIWDTGDGIGAWTGTPEGYEQQAINVLGALISVGYAFGLTIVILKVMDAVWPGGIRVTPKEEEIGLDLAQHGERAYVNE; encoded by the coding sequence ATGAAGAACAGGAATCACAAGTATGCTCTATTACTTGTGGTAGCAGTTGCCGCAACATCTACGGGAGTACTCTCTCATGCCTACGCACAACAGGTAACCGATGGAATGGACGGGTACGTAAAAGGTACCTCTGGCGTTTACACCGGAAACCCGAACGAGTGCTGGTATGAAGAAGAGCCAGGCTCTGGAACGTTCTTCCCTTGTATGATTGATACAGGTGATACCGCATGGATGCTTACTGCAACATCTCTGGTCCTCTTTATGACCCCAGGTGTAGCATTCTTCTATGGTGGTCTTGCCAGATCAAAGAACATGGTGAACGTACTAGGCATGACTCTTATCGTAATGGGTCTTATCTCAGTGCAGTGGATCCTCTGGGGTTACACACTGGCATTCGGTCCAAACGATACTGATGCAAACATGTACATGGGTGCACTAGATTATCTGGGATTTAACAAAGTCTCGCATCTTGCACCCCTTGGGGAGCTAGGCGCGTGTACCGACCAGGATTACTATGCCCTCAGATCGCCATATGTGATCAGCGAGGACGTAAAGTGTAGTCTATCTTGGCCAGGAACAATTCCGCACCAGCTGTTTGCAGTATTCCAGATGACATTCGCAATTATCACACCGGCACTAATCATCGGTGGATTAATTGATAGAATAAAGTTCAGCGCATTCGTAATCTTCATTCTACTATGGGCAACCTTTGTTTACGATCCGGTAGCACACTGGGTCTGGGGCGGAGGATTCATAGGAGGAGGAGCGCTCGATCTGAACCCCGATCTATCGCCAAGCTTTGCATTAGACTTTGCAGGCGGAACGGTAGTTCACATCACATCAGGATTCTCTGCCTTGGCAGGAGCACTGGTGTTGGGAAGAAGACTTGGGTATGGCAAGGTTCCGATGGAACCACACAACATCCCATTTGTCGTCTTGGGAACCAGCATTCTCTGGTTTGGATGGTTCGGATTCAACGCAGGAAGCGAAGTAGCAGCTGACGGCATATCTGTAAGTGCATGGGTTGTGACAAATACAGCAACTGGCATGGCAGTAGTAACCTGGATGCTTATGGCATGGGCCCACACGGGTAAGCCTAGCGTTGTAGGTGCCGCATCAGGTGCAGTTGCAGGACTTGTCACCATCACACCAGCAGCTGGTTGGGTAGGTCCGATGGCAGCAATCATACTGGGTATTGCAGCCGGAAGTGTCTGTTATGGATGCGTCGCGTTCAAGAACTCACGCAAGTGGGATGATGCGCTCGATGTATGGGGAGTACACGGAATGGGTGGCTTCACAGGAGCAGTTCTAACAGGAACACTCGCTAGTCCACACATCTGGGATACGGGCGATGGAATAGGCGCATGGACTGGAACACCAGAAGGCTACGAGCAGCAAGCAATCAACGTCCTAGGGGCATTGATCTCTGTAGGATACGCATTCGGTCTTACAATCGTCATATTGAAAGTAATGGACGCAGTATGGCCAGGCGGAATCAGAGTAACTCCAAAGGAAGAAGAGATTGGACTTGACTTGGCTCAACACGGAGAAAGAGCATACGTAAACGAGTAA